Part of the Henckelia pumila isolate YLH828 chromosome 2, ASM3356847v2, whole genome shotgun sequence genome is shown below.
ATGTGCAAGGCTTTATTACCTGGAGATGATGACAACATGAGTGACGAGGCAATATGGGAGACACTTCCTGTGAGTTTATTTCTCTTAGTTGAACAGTTACATTCTTTGTAACTTTTAAATAATCAGTAGTTGTCTTGTTGCTTCTATGCATCCTTTTTGCAGTCAGTGagtaataaaacaaattttttttccctTAATGGAGTATGAAGCAAGTTAAGTTAGTACATGATTTAAGATTATGCTGCTGTCATTGCATGCCTGTATTTATCCTTTCAGAGAGGTCCATTCCTTTGATTCACAGTATTAATCATCAAAATTAACTGATAACATACTGCTCTGCCTTAGAGGAGGGTAAACAAGTTTCATAAGAGATGCTTTCTTCAAATATTAAGAAATGCATTGGACTCTTGTCGGGTCAACAAATATTCCCAAGGAAGAAGCATGTTTTTACCTCTAAAGTTTTCCCTACTTTCTCAACACCTGTGACAAATAATTGAGCTTCCATACAAACTTGGGAACTCTATATGCTGGCACAAAAGGGCATTCTATATACCTGTCTCATACTGATTGGCTCGTACTGTTACTTATCTGTTGTGCTTTAAAGATAGTCCACTTGGTGAAGAAATTTTGTTACTTCCTTTGTTGGCCTTTGTGGAGAAAAATGTTACCTATGTACCAAAACATTAGTATCTAGTGGAGTACTATAAAAAGTAGTATCGCACTGTATGGAGGTGTGCatgttatgcatgattttccAGAAGTTTGAGCACCTACTAGGTCCCTTGGATGTGGATTTCAAATCAAGCGGGAGAGGAAAAGGTTGGTTGTTTTCAAGTTGTGCCTAAAGAACTGATGAGCACCAGTTTCTGGTGGAGttgtatgttcaatttcatgGTGCTCACATGGATTGTGAGGACTGCCTCAGGTGGCGCAACTGATGGAAATTTTGGAATAAGTTCTTTAGGGCAGATGGAGAGTCCTGATTTGGTTCTGGTGCTTTGTTCAAATAAGCATATTATGAATAGAAAGAGATGCGACTGTAAGATCCTCAAACTGTTGATTTCTAAAAGGGATGGGTAACATGAGTTGTTTGTAAATGTTGTAAAGTACCATGAACTAAAGGAGGCTTTACCTTTTGCGCTTGTTTCGGGGTGCTGATCTTCGTTGCACAATTTTTTCACTGTTTCTCTAGCTTAAGTCTTGTTAATAAGCAGTTCATGAATTTAGGCCTCTTGCAGGATCTATCGGTTTTTTCCTTTTATTGTATCGTGCTTATATTAATATTCAGTTTACCAGGAACTTGAGGATTTATTACTAATGACAATTTACTGTGGTTAGCACTTCTGGGTTGCAATCTCTATGGTTTTCTTTATTGCGGCAACTGTGTTCACTCTCCTGAAACTGAGTGGTAAAGGACTCTCTCTTTCCTTCTCTTTTGTATTTGCCCGAGTTATGCAAGTCTCTGGTGGATTACTCTGAGTTATTTATCAAGTTAAACTTGTTTTTGTTCTGCATACATGCCATGATGTTTTTTTCCTGGgttatgatttttgttttttaaaagtaTTTATACATTACAGGTGATGTCGGTGCTCTAGGCTGGTGGGATTTGTTCATTAATTATGGGTACCTTTTtcatttaaaaagtttttcaccTTCATACTTCTTTTTGTCGTCACATGTGAGAGCTGGTTCATTTGTGTTTCTATAGGATCGCAGAATGCTTTGCGTTTCTTGTCTGTACCAAATGGTCTAATCCAGTTATTCATAGAAATGTTCGAACTAGAGAGGAAAGCTCGTCTTCTACTGGTATTAGATACCTTGATTGGAACAGTGGCTTGATGATTTCTTCTGAGGATCATTCAACGGATAGAATCTGCAGCCTGCAAGTCATTGGTGGCCATATCATGAAAATTCCTATTGTTGGTTTTCAAATCCTCCTTTGCATGTGGCTTGAGGTATTAATTATTGTTAGACAGACTGTAATTGGAGCAGCTGTAATGCTTGAGATTTTGTTCAACTAAATGACCAGGGACTTTGAATTAGGGAACCCCACCAAGTGCTAGAAATGTTCCACTTCCGGTTCTCTTCTCTCCTATTTTGCTAGTGCAAGGTGCTGGAGTCTTATTTGCTACATCTAGACTTGTGGAAAAAGTAGTTCTTTTACTACGGAGTGAAGCTGGCAGaggattatattttatatactcGGCAAGAGTTCGTGACTGCTTTGGTTTTCTGCACCATGGATCAAGGTAGATTAAAAAAACTGGTTGTATGGAAATCTTTATTGCAGCGACTAAATTTAATGTGCGTTTTTATCTTCAGGCTGCTTGGTTGGTGGTCCATTGATGAAATAAGCAGAGAAGAACAGGCCCGGCTTCTCCATGATGGTATCTCAGGGTAAGACTTTTGCCTTGACCATCCATGTTGCCTACAAGGTCAACTAAAAATTTGCAGACGCTAGCCATGCATTCACTCTATGAGTTACAGTCAATTCAACCTATAGCATCCTTGTCCAAACTGTTAAGAATTTTAGTACTGGTTTTAATTGCCGAAAGCAGTAAAAGTTGGTGAAAATAACACACAAGAACATACAAGATTTATGGACGTTCACTTTATCACTTGCCACAGTTGTAAATTTCCACTATGTAATTAATGGAAGAGTGTTGGGAAAAGATTAAGATACGGATTGCTATGTGGAGTAGAGCGTTTAaagaatttcagaattttgcaaTATCGGATTTACTAAGGGATTGGTCTTTTGTTTTTTGTTGATATGATTAGGGAGTCGTTAATTTCTTTTGTAATTAGCGGATATCTTGTCCGCCTTTTGTAAGATCTCATTCtcgtatataatatataatgttTCTTATCAAAAAAAGTTGTAAATTTCCACTATATCCATACTGAAACCAAGAATACAAAGAGAATTTTATAAGAAAATGTCGTCCTGAGAACTATTTTCTTTTTACTGTTAGTTTCTCTTACTATGTGATAATTATATATGATGGCTCTTCATaacaatatatttaattttcctAAATTCCTTGTATAAACAATTAGACTCCATATATTAACATATAAGTGCCTCAAAATGACATTTGTATTATATTCTGCAAATTTTGGTTGGACCACAGTAACTCGTTGAGAAAGAGACATCTTCATGGACAAGCAGGGATGTAAAAAGGTTCACGATACATGTAGGCATTTAATGTTTGTAAATAATTAGCAATATGCTAATTATGTTGGCATGTTGCTAAATATTGTGCCACTGGTGTGTTTGCACATGTCTACGACTTAATAGCTATGAATTTATAGGTTTGGTCAGAATGACCTAGTATAGTTTCTTCAACCTAGTGTGTTATGGCGTTATGTGAACTGCACTGGTTTCTCCGACTGTTGAAACATTTTTATTGCGAGTTAATATTGTACACATcagtttcttctcttttttggTCTGAACAATGCTTGAGCGTGGTGGTTGGTCGTTTTGGTTGCCTTATTGCTgttataaaatcaataattgtGTACAAAAGGATTCCATGGGATGACTTAGCATTCTGATTGTTGCTTTTGCtgatgaaaatcagttacaacACTTTTTGTGGTTATCCACCTGAGATAGTGAAGAAAATGCCTAAGAAGGACCTCACGGAGGAGGTATCTGTCACCTTTTTAATTACATATCTTTGTTCACGATCAATTAGCCAGGGTTTTTTTTATTGGTTTCTATCCTTGAAAATATTGCAAAATGCATCATCATTTTCGTTGTTTGTTTTTAGGTTTGGAGGCTTCAAGCAGCGCTCGGTGAGCAAACTCAAATTACGAAATTCAGCCAGCAGGAATATGAGAGACTCCAACATGTAATGATCACAATCCCGATTTTTGGTTTTGGCACACTTGATTATCCGTGGTCACTTGTACGGTTCTTTAATTATCCCCACTCCAAGAATCTCTCTGTGTTCAAAAGTTTAAATTGTTTCAAGCGTGGCccaatttcttcttttttttttttgagggaGTGGCCCAATTTCTTCAATAAAAGATTAATGAAAGATTACTATATAATGAGGGAGATCTCTGTGTTTGATGTGAACTGCAGCGTGTTATGTACACTGGTCATAAAGCGTTTCATGAGAAATCATGTTGGCATCTGAGTCGTATTTGTGGAAATGATAAATGCTTTCGGTATGTGAACTGATTTATTTTGACGCACTCCTTGCGATAGAATATAAAAATAGTTTGAAGGTTAAGTTGTTAACCATGCCATTTCACTTTTAGTGGATATTGCTATTTACAATCGAAATTTAGTACATTTTGATGATGCTTGTCCAAATGCTGCTTCCAGGAAAAAATTCTGTGCAGAGTCTGCTTCGAGGGAGAGATCAGTGTTGTACTTCTTCCATGCAGGCACCGCATTTTATGCAGGTAAGAgaccaaattaaatattttgctGTATAATCTTAGGCTCCATTTGGATTCTCGTGGATTTGATTTCGAATGTCCATATATTAAGAATTTGAGATTTATCATTGTGATTAAAAAAGTACTAATATTATAGCtaaagaattttaaatccaTAGATTTAGAGATTAAACAAACTTGTTTGgatttgtttaaataatttgaaatcCTTTCATTCGATATCCCTACGTAACTTTAGTGAAATCATTCCCGAAAAAGTTGGTCATCATATGATTTTACTATggtatattaatatttatttttctttgatttcgTATAGCCCTTGTTCAGATAAATGTAAGAAATGCCCCATATGCCGAACTTGCATAGAAGAGCGGTTACCTGTGTATGATGTATAGCCGTTGTATATATCTGATTGCACTGAAGGTGTAAAGCTCCGGTGACGATGGGTTTTGTTGACACAACTAACAGTAGCAAGAGGGGGAACTTCGGAGATAGAAATCTGCTCGGTTACAGAAAGCGTATTTATGTATATGCGTacctatgtatatatatatacacacacacattagCTGCCGACACATGATGCAGAAGTCGTGTCTTTAAAAAAGGTGTTATATGAATGAATGGACATGCATAATTGTATAGCTAATGGTTACTGCGTTGAACGTGATGGGCTAATTAAATTTTCTTTGTTCAAAGTCCTAAACGGTATCTCTGTAAGAAGTGCATGATAGTTGGTTACTCCAAATGCGTATCATCGCATAAAAACTCACCATTGCtgaaaaaaacaataataaacaCAGGGGACCCCTTGGCTTCGACATTTCTCTTCTCCAGTATTTCTGTAAAAAGTGCATGTATGGTTGGTTACTCTAAGAAGCGGAAGAGTTGAACGGCGTTGTAAAGCTCAAAGGTGTTGATTCCGTCGATTTCCGTGATATCGTAGTAGCAGTATGAAGAGTTGCGTGCTGGTGTGTGTTCGAATGGGGGTGTGTGGGTGAGTTAGTGTGTGTTGttttgtgtgtgtttgtgtgagTCTTGGTGTGTGTTGTGTTGATTTTTGAGGAAAagaaaaggataaaatattttatgacttGTGGTGAATTTACGATTGAGGTTGACGGCATGTTGGATAAGGCTTTCGAATCATAATGCCCACCAAATGAGGTTGACAGCGTGTTGCATAAGGCCTTCGGGTCATAATGTCCCGTCAAACCTAGAATTCTTTGTATTAGCTTCATCAAGTGTCCTGTGGAAGCCCCGGGTTCAATCTACAACACAACAAAGCAACCAAGCCGGGataaaaggaaatttttttttaaaaaaatggccAGCAGTGCACCCGCGCCCATAGGCCGGCGCGGCTGCGCTACTACTGTGTAGGGGATGCGCTGCTCCGGCGGCCCAAGCCaacttttatcttttttttttttttttaatttctaacATCAAACCCGGAAATGGTGTGATCTTGATACACAATCAAATCCTACAATAAAAAGGAGTTAAAACACCATAAAACGAGATAAAGATACAACatatttgtaacgccccaaatctatattaattgagcttatttgagtaaatcggagatttcagagttcaagggccgacttgattttgtttagggactattttgcaaattttggaaatttcaggaactaaaacgcaattttggAGTTTGTTAGATATTTCATATTTATAACTTGGTTGACTATTCTTATCACCTCCATCATCTCCCTTGCACGCCTCCCTCCATTAGAGGCGCCCAAACGTGactccaagcttccagatttcagtccgatctcgatccgtctgttggaatttatttctgaaggcagattagtgattactgcagcgagagctccgttatatcgtaagtatttctccgatcagattcgTTCTATTTTttgaatgttgttagaatcgattgagttgtgagtatgttgttcttggtagagttctgatcgtttattctcagtcgattttgaattaggacgtcgttcggaattgttagaAATTTTGGAAGTTTATTCTAAAATTTGAGTTTtcagatttgttgggtttgaacctttattgtggttttagcattgatatgagttgtttgagaTGCTATACTACTGTCTgtattttcggtttgatcagttatagccgttatgccgccagtttgagttttggaatatcaatcgtttatattgatgagattttggatttagaagttggaattgagtttgaatggtttgaattggatggattgactttggaattcttttatatctcctttcagattcagttgcagatcgtggagtccggaattgacagaattcgaatcgttaaagaattgatcaaggtttggtatcgaggttactttattctttgacttgaatcgaatgatttttgattgagCCTTTCgtgcttgtagcttgtccggattgCAGCTACGTCAATCAAGAAGAGGTAAGAGACGACATCGTTTGGAATGGGACGAGTTCTCGAATCGGAGTTATATTCGAGAgtcccgaagaaatcacatacttgcatgttatttgttttTACTTGAAATCAGTTGAATGAGTAatattttgcattgcattcatattgagccaattacctttGTTTTGCGGGCCCAGAGgagttagatgttctgtggactatagttgagtaacattggttagcagatttttttatcaattgtcgagaaacactctttataggtgcccagagtctagaggaatAAAATATGCatcgtccacctcgatcgggagagtaagtgtgttggtgatattttgtccttgggatcccaaatgagagaagaagaacctttaccttgtgattatccagacttgataatcctggttttaaatacatgcattgcattttatgcatttgatttggagttattgacatgctattgaaattttttgtttggttgtttcatatatcgcgtttgatatattatttgatatgcatgttttgtctcttttactgggaattgtattctcaccggatttatccggctattgtcttgttttgtatgtgtacttggcaacaggtgggacaggatcaagtcagcgaagacttggttagcaacaagagggagagttagtagtgggacttCGGTGTAGAAATGAAattgcatgccaatctagttatgttttgagAGCTTTTTAGACTCGAATTGTTGTTGAATCttgttgtattgaataagtcgaCTTTCGTTATCGAATATTGATGTTTTCATGTTGTAATTTCtaatttgaattgttgttgaaaGTTGGAAAAACCTGTTCTATTTTCTGATGTTTTTTTGGGctcagggtgcgctcgatcacACGAGTTGGCACGATCGAGCGCATCCCCTTTTATTCTTGGACAGAAGAAAGCGCAggagggtgcgctcgatcgcacgagttcatgtgatcgagcgcggcaccttCAATTTCCCGGCATTGTGTTTTGCTGgatggcgcgctcgatcgcacgagttcatgcgatcgagcgcggcaactttgaattttttttatgtcttatcttttggatcttgattgattatcgataggattaactcttgattagacgattagaatcgaggtctcacattaagtggtatcagagcgataagttcttggttgaactagagtgagcggggtagttcgagtctgcatgaattgaattctcgcatgtgtttgaattatttattgacttatttaaatttcatgcgagcatgctttattatgtgAAGATTATTTGAATTGCATGATTTTGTAATTTAAATTGTAAATCATGAATTATCTGGAATATAAACTATAATTGTTTCTCAATTGCAATTGAATATTTCTGAGATAGAAGAAAAGTGTGGaatagagattatggacacgagATGATTAATATTGAGATTGAGATGTTTGCGTCCTAATGCTCTCGAATTTGAGATATGTGTTTCTCGATGAATTTTGAACAGGAAACATTCTGCATCGGAATTCGATTGAACGAGGTTATTCTACGACTGAAGAATGGACGTTACACCGACGCCGATGGAAGCCTTGTTGATGAGGTTCTAGACCTTTCAACCCCCAACCCTGAGGAGTACAGAGAGTGCGGTGGAATGTGTAAATTGGTTAGAAGAAATTGaccagttgtttgattctctagAATACAACGATGACTGTAGAATTCGGTTAGTTATGTACCAACTGCAAGTGACTGCCAAAAGTGGGTGGATTTCTAGGAAGAAGGCCTTAGAGAATCAAGGTTTGGTTGTTCTGTGTAGTTTGTTTAAAGCTGAATTTATTAGGCAGATTCCGTTCCAAAAATCAACCTTGTACAGAGAAAGTACCACTAGGGGTCTTTTGCAACCGAGAGGACGGTCATTCAAGAAGTATGGGAGTAGTTATTCTAGCTCCAGCGGATCAAAACAGTCTGGTTTCGGACATAGTTCAGGATCTTCCGATGTATCTTGCAATAATTGTGGAGGTCAACACCTCAGTGAGCATTGTCTTGGAATTTTTGGATGCTACCATATCTGCCATCtgccaggacactttgctaggAGATGTCCTCAGCGTTATACCTTTGGATCTCAGTCGGGGAGTTCTTTTAGACCGATGGTTCAATAGGAGAGACAAGCTCGTGTGGTTCACTCATTTCAGCCGCCGCACCAGAATCGACATAGAGGCTCTTCAATCATGAATCAACCCCCGATTCAACAGACGTTGAATCTTGCCTCAacgaggatccgcagacttggGCTGAACCCGATGATGACACAGCAGGTAACCGTTAAGTATGATTTTATGCTCTTATTCTGATAGTTCTGTTACGCTCATTATTTCTTAACTGAGGATATTACTATGATGCATCCTCTGCCTTTTGAGTTTTTGCATTCCATAGTTGCTATTGTCTGTCGTATGACCGCTTGATTTCAGAATTGTGCGGAGGAATTCTCtttgtatgcagttgatgtcctagaatctagcccgaattggttgataaaccagtggttagagagtttgatggtattttcagatgagattccaggattgcctctGATTTATGAGGTTAGATTCAGCAAcgacttgagatcagacatcatcagctGTGAGTTAGTAAGAAAGAGGTATGGAAGACTGGATTTGGAATGAGGTATGGCCACTTTGATTTTGTTGTAGTACCGTTTGAATTGTAAACTCGTTTTAGTGTTATAGATAATTTGAACTgaatctatcagaggtattaGATGAatttagaattcttattgatctTATCGTGTCTGTACCTGAGAGTTAAAGATTATGAGTTCTATAACAGATTCTTCGAGAGATTCTTATCGTCGTGGAGCCGATTTCTCAGCTATCTCCAGAGAATGTACTTTTGTCTGAaccgaatcttatgagatcagtttgtTTAACCGGAagatttattcttattttatctactacaaTTATTCTCTTGACCGGTGATTTCTTCACTTCTGGTTGGAGTGTAGATccgttcttattttatctactatcggtatTTCTCTTTGATTGACGATTGATATAGTTTCGATTTTGAGTTTGAAGCAGATATGAGAATTCGTTGAAGAAATTCAGATTGGGTTAGCAGTTTGAGTTTCAGTTCAGTGCCG
Proteins encoded:
- the LOC140879819 gene encoding uncharacterized protein; the encoded protein is MSWRRVGKSLQQVAAHTLLFSFTVLLVLKLDHIVSCSWWVIFFPLWLFHAVVARGRFSLPAPSVPHGRHWAPCHAVVAVPLLVAFELLLCIYLESTNVNGLAAVNLKIVFLPLLAFEVIVLVDNFRMCKALLPGDDDNMSDEAIWETLPHFWVAISMVFFIAATVFTLLKLSGDVGALGWWDLFINYGIAECFAFLVCTKWSNPVIHRNVRTREESSSSTGIRYLDWNSGLMISSEDHSTDRICSLQVIGGHIMKIPIVGFQILLCMWLEGTPPSARNVPLPVLFSPILLVQGAGVLFATSRLVEKVVLLLRSEAGRGLYFIYSARVRDCFGFLHHGSRLLGWWSIDEISREEQARLLHDGISGYNTFCGYPPEIVKKMPKKDLTEEVWRLQAALGEQTQITKFSQQEYERLQHEKILCRVCFEGEISVVLLPCRHRILCSPCSDKCKKCPICRTCIEERLPVYDV